One Micromonospora eburnea genomic region harbors:
- a CDS encoding sensor histidine kinase has protein sequence MGAGPDPARVAGGRPRRSGDRVVPHRRRSVLRLRDWRMGTKLATVLVIPSLAFLVLAGVQARGLVGQTNALNDFARQVGIGRQITAVVDRLQQERDRSAGELAALRRSGGSADRDAAVATLKPLQAATDQAVAELRTAAEPLADADAAWRVSYAQVLEAYEQVVYIRSAIPPAVLSSDTIVSNYHRAITTLLNLLAQPSPGDGQRALTDAVLRNVHLSRVKEFSSRIRAELYAAARAGRYEVDDQATLTDLRAQQLTALGAFRATATASQVDRYDQISRLPAFGSAAALEERTLPTATGKPAVLPAPQWWAASEQRHELLRQLESEVLDDAVRRADEASARQLRNTLLVVGGIVAVLLVAVLISLLVGRSVARSIRLLRGQALRIAQVDLPHTLERLRVLDRPVGAIEVPPAVVRTRDELGELAEAFVAVHRSAVDVAVEQALMRRNVNAMFVNLARRSQVLVERQLELLDELEREESDPEQLENLFRLDHLAARMRRNDESLLVLAGTESSRRWHRPVGLGAVLLAASAEIEQYQRVRHESGGEVHVVGHAVADLVHLFAELLENATAFSRPDTVVRVRAGADGTGALVEIVDQGLGMSPDALAEANAVLARPPAADVAASERMGLFVVSHLGARHGVEVRLRGGREGLTARVRLPAALLAAAPAVELDPPVSSRLLASQVAAAAAGRLSAPPGAGAPLVGRLPAPAGGELPVAGRRPEAPAAGSAVGPAPAVPRQARSVPVRAEDVLSPSAGAPAGGGGWFSRQGPSSAARGVTPPPAATPITAGTNERGLPVRVPMAQLTALTQPARPAAPVPRHDPDPDAVGGMLARFYSGVRQAEAEETTGMTMPSTGVPGEGREQQ, from the coding sequence GTGGGGGCAGGTCCCGACCCGGCTCGCGTGGCGGGCGGGCGACCGCGCCGTTCCGGCGATCGGGTGGTGCCGCACCGGCGGCGCTCGGTTCTGCGGCTGCGGGACTGGCGGATGGGCACCAAGCTCGCCACCGTGCTGGTCATCCCGTCGCTGGCGTTCCTGGTGCTGGCCGGGGTGCAGGCCCGGGGGCTGGTGGGGCAGACGAACGCGTTGAACGACTTCGCCAGGCAGGTCGGCATCGGCCGGCAGATCACCGCGGTGGTGGACCGGTTGCAGCAGGAGCGGGACCGCTCCGCCGGGGAGCTGGCCGCGCTGCGCCGGTCGGGCGGCAGCGCCGACCGCGACGCGGCGGTCGCGACGCTGAAGCCGTTGCAGGCCGCCACCGATCAGGCGGTGGCCGAGCTGCGTACGGCGGCCGAGCCGCTCGCCGACGCCGACGCCGCCTGGCGGGTCTCGTACGCGCAGGTTCTGGAGGCGTACGAGCAGGTCGTCTACATCCGTTCGGCGATTCCGCCGGCGGTGCTCAGCAGCGACACCATCGTGAGCAACTACCACCGGGCCATCACCACCCTGCTCAACCTGCTGGCCCAGCCGTCACCCGGCGACGGTCAGCGGGCCCTCACCGACGCGGTGCTGCGGAACGTGCACCTGTCCCGGGTCAAGGAGTTCTCCTCCCGGATCCGGGCCGAGTTGTACGCGGCGGCCCGCGCCGGCCGGTACGAGGTCGACGACCAGGCCACCCTGACCGACCTGCGGGCGCAGCAGCTCACCGCGTTGGGCGCGTTCCGGGCCACCGCGACCGCCAGTCAGGTCGACCGCTACGACCAGATCTCGCGGCTGCCGGCGTTCGGGTCGGCCGCCGCGCTGGAGGAGCGGACGCTGCCCACCGCCACGGGCAAGCCGGCGGTGTTGCCCGCGCCGCAGTGGTGGGCGGCCAGCGAGCAGCGGCACGAGCTGTTGCGCCAGCTGGAGAGCGAGGTGCTCGACGACGCCGTACGCCGGGCCGACGAGGCCAGTGCCCGACAGCTGCGGAACACCCTGCTGGTGGTCGGCGGCATCGTGGCGGTGCTGCTCGTCGCGGTGCTGATCTCGCTGCTCGTCGGCCGTTCCGTCGCCCGTTCGATCCGGCTGCTGCGCGGCCAGGCGTTGCGGATCGCGCAGGTCGACCTGCCGCACACCCTGGAGCGGCTGCGGGTGCTGGACCGCCCGGTGGGGGCGATCGAGGTGCCGCCGGCGGTGGTCCGGACCCGTGACGAGCTCGGCGAGCTGGCGGAGGCGTTCGTGGCGGTGCACCGCAGCGCCGTGGACGTCGCGGTCGAGCAGGCGCTGATGCGGCGCAACGTCAACGCCATGTTCGTCAACCTGGCCCGGCGCAGCCAGGTGCTGGTCGAGCGGCAGTTGGAGCTGCTGGACGAGCTGGAACGCGAGGAGAGCGACCCGGAACAGCTGGAGAACCTGTTCCGGCTCGATCACCTCGCGGCCCGGATGCGGCGTAACGACGAGAGCCTGCTGGTGCTGGCCGGCACGGAGTCCAGCCGGCGGTGGCACCGGCCGGTCGGCCTGGGCGCGGTGCTGCTCGCGGCCAGCGCCGAGATCGAGCAGTACCAGCGGGTCCGCCACGAGTCCGGCGGTGAGGTGCATGTCGTCGGGCACGCGGTAGCCGACCTGGTGCACCTGTTCGCGGAGCTGTTGGAGAACGCCACCGCCTTCTCCCGCCCGGACACGGTGGTGCGGGTCAGGGCGGGGGCCGACGGGACGGGCGCCCTGGTGGAGATCGTCGACCAGGGGCTCGGGATGAGCCCGGACGCATTGGCGGAGGCGAACGCGGTGCTGGCCCGGCCGCCGGCGGCCGACGTGGCGGCGTCCGAGCGGATGGGCCTGTTCGTGGTCAGCCACCTGGGTGCCCGGCACGGGGTCGAGGTGCGGTTGCGGGGCGGCCGTGAGGGCCTGACCGCCCGGGTCCGGCTGCCCGCCGCGCTGCTGGCTGCGGCGCCGGCGGTCGAACTGGACCCGCCGGTCTCGTCGCGGCTGCTGGCCTCGCAGGTCGCTGCGGCGGCGGCCGGGCGGCTGAGCGCGCCGCCCGGGGCCGGAGCGCCGCTGGTCGGGCGGTTGCCCGCGCCGGCGGGGGGCGAACTGCCGGTGGCGGGCCGTCGGCCGGAGGCGCCGGCGGCGGGCTCGGCGGTCGGGCCCGCGCCCGCGGTGCCGCGGCAGGCCCGTTCGGTGCCGGTCCGCGCCGAGGACGTGCTGTCGCCATCGGCCGGGGCACCCGCCGGCGGTGGGGGCTGGTTCAGCCGCCAGGGCCCGTCGTCGGCGGCGCGCGGGGTGACCCCGCCGCCGGCCGCGACGCCGATCACGGCGGGAACCAACGAGCGGGGGCTTCCGGTACGGGTGCCGATGGCCCAGCTGACCGCGCTCACCCAGCCGGCCCGCCCGGCCGCGCCGGTCCCACGCCACGACCCGGACCCGGACGCGGTCGGCGGCATGCTCGCCCGCTTCTACAGTGGAGTGCGGCAGGCTGAGGCCGAGGAGACCACCGGGATGACCATGCCGTCCACCGGCGTACCCGGCGAAGGGAGAGAACAACAGTGA
- a CDS encoding FGGY family carbohydrate kinase — translation MAILALDLGTSSVRGLVLDADAGPVAGALARRRVHPAIGDDGTGTLEAAGYLACLMECLDELAAGGHLRDIELVATSAQWHSVLPLGGDGEPLGPVLTWLDTRPEPPVGAPGPADPDAFHQRTGAWWHRCFWTVRLPWLRERTGGRAVRFVGLAEYVFGALLDEAPMSVSMASGTGLLDLCEVSWDAEACELAGALPADLPVLAPPRWRGRLRREHARRWPQLADAGWAAPVGDGAASNVGSGCVDASRAAVTVGTSAAVRLLRAAPAGAALPPLPDRLWRYRVDHEHVVTGAAYSSGGNLFAWANRELRLPEGAELEAALARAAEGLRVRANVRFGGDRPPGLAPAGCGELHGLSFGTTAVDMLAGLMTSLCRQVADDLAVLESGLDQPTEVVLGGGAIAASAWWRTAFASVLAPRVVRHQRNPEVGATGAALVALGRVGDAAQLGGIGRLDEADAPKTVGDAGPR, via the coding sequence ATGGCCATTCTCGCGCTCGACCTGGGCACCTCCTCGGTACGGGGACTCGTGCTGGACGCGGACGCCGGTCCGGTTGCCGGCGCGCTGGCCCGTCGGCGGGTGCACCCGGCCATCGGCGACGACGGCACCGGCACGTTGGAGGCCGCCGGCTATCTCGCCTGCCTGATGGAGTGCCTGGACGAGTTGGCCGCCGGTGGCCACCTGCGCGACATCGAGCTGGTCGCGACGTCGGCCCAGTGGCACTCGGTGCTGCCGCTGGGCGGCGACGGCGAGCCGCTGGGCCCGGTGCTGACCTGGCTGGACACCCGGCCGGAGCCCCCGGTCGGCGCCCCGGGGCCGGCCGATCCCGACGCGTTCCACCAGCGCACCGGTGCGTGGTGGCACCGTTGTTTCTGGACGGTCCGGCTGCCCTGGCTGCGGGAGCGGACCGGTGGGCGCGCGGTTCGCTTCGTCGGGCTCGCCGAGTACGTCTTCGGCGCGCTGCTCGACGAGGCGCCGATGTCGGTGTCGATGGCCTCGGGTACCGGGCTGCTCGACCTGTGCGAGGTGAGCTGGGACGCCGAGGCGTGCGAGCTGGCCGGGGCGCTTCCCGCGGATCTGCCGGTGCTGGCGCCACCACGCTGGCGCGGCCGGCTGCGCCGTGAGCACGCCCGGCGCTGGCCGCAGCTCGCCGACGCCGGCTGGGCCGCCCCGGTGGGTGACGGTGCGGCCTCCAACGTCGGTTCCGGCTGCGTCGACGCGTCCCGGGCCGCGGTGACGGTCGGCACCTCCGCCGCGGTGCGCCTCCTGCGGGCGGCTCCCGCCGGGGCGGCGCTGCCGCCGCTGCCCGACCGGTTGTGGCGCTACCGGGTCGACCACGAGCACGTGGTGACCGGAGCGGCGTACTCCAGCGGGGGGAACCTGTTCGCCTGGGCCAACCGGGAGTTGCGCCTGCCCGAGGGCGCCGAGTTGGAGGCGGCCCTGGCTCGGGCGGCCGAGGGCCTGCGGGTGCGGGCCAACGTCCGGTTCGGCGGCGACCGGCCGCCGGGCCTCGCGCCCGCCGGCTGCGGCGAACTGCACGGGCTGAGCTTCGGCACCACGGCCGTCGACATGCTCGCCGGGCTGATGACCAGCCTGTGCCGGCAGGTCGCGGACGATCTCGCGGTGCTGGAGTCCGGTCTCGACCAGCCGACCGAGGTGGTGCTCGGGGGCGGCGCGATCGCCGCCTCCGCCTGGTGGCGTACGGCGTTCGCCAGCGTTCTTGCTCCGCGCGTGGTGCGCCACCAGCGCAATCCGGAGGTCGGCGCGACCGGTGCGGCTCTGGTGGCGCTGGGCCGGGTCGGCGACGCGGCGCAGCTCGGCGGGATCGGCCGGTTGGACGAGGCGGACGCGCCGAAAACGGTAGGCGACGCCGGGCCGCGCTGA
- a CDS encoding chorismate-binding protein, producing MTSPHDPLAAVAAGVDPGPFALIRREGADHLDLLTGTVRTAARLADIPLPEGGPGPRTLALVPFRQIAERGFACVDDGTPLECLLVEGHRRLPLAEVVAALPDAPVRTREAAFDISDAEYAATVDRVLAEEISRGEGANFVIHRTLRATVQGDPLTAALAALRQLLLRERGAYWTFVVYTGSRILVGASPERHVSVDDGLVMMNPISGTFRHTGATPDPDALLRFLHDPKEVEELYMVLDEELKMMATVAERGGQVVGPYLKEMAHLAHTEYLLAGRGSRDVREVLRETMFAPTVTGSPMENACRVIARHERTGRRYYAGVLALLGRDADGRQTLDAPILIRTAELSPTGELRVPVGATLVRHSTTAGEVAETHAKAAGVLAALGLGPDAPEPGPTPAARLADDPRVRAALAARNAPLARFWLDQRAPGTAALPGLAGRRALIVDGEDTFTGMLAHQLGALGLAVHRRDWRHPGPVDRHDLVVVGPGPGDPNNLAEPKMAAMRALLVELLAGGRPTLAVCLGHQLLAGLLGLPLRRRDAPYQGLQRDVPVFGVTRRVGFYSSFTAHAEADRAATPYGPIELSRDPADGAVHALRGSGFAGVQFHPESVLSPDGLAVLADLLGHLLAHPALTRQGPAEQG from the coding sequence ATGACCAGCCCGCACGACCCGCTCGCCGCCGTCGCCGCCGGTGTCGACCCCGGCCCGTTCGCGCTCATCCGCCGCGAGGGCGCCGACCACCTCGACCTGCTCACCGGCACCGTACGCACCGCCGCACGGCTGGCCGACATCCCGCTGCCCGAGGGCGGTCCCGGACCCCGCACCCTGGCCCTGGTGCCGTTCCGGCAGATAGCCGAACGCGGGTTCGCCTGCGTCGACGACGGCACGCCGCTGGAGTGCCTGCTCGTCGAGGGGCACCGGCGCCTCCCCCTCGCCGAGGTGGTGGCCGCCCTGCCCGACGCGCCCGTACGCACCCGGGAGGCGGCGTTCGACATCTCCGACGCCGAGTACGCCGCGACCGTCGACCGGGTCCTCGCCGAGGAGATCAGCCGCGGCGAGGGCGCGAACTTCGTCATCCACCGCACCCTGCGGGCCACCGTGCAGGGCGACCCCCTGACGGCGGCCCTGGCCGCCCTGCGCCAGCTGCTGCTGCGCGAGCGGGGCGCGTACTGGACCTTCGTCGTGTACACCGGCAGCCGGATCCTGGTCGGGGCCAGCCCGGAACGGCACGTCAGCGTCGACGACGGGCTGGTCATGATGAACCCGATCAGCGGCACCTTCCGGCACACCGGCGCGACACCCGACCCCGACGCCCTGCTGCGCTTCCTGCACGACCCGAAGGAGGTCGAGGAGCTGTACATGGTCCTCGACGAGGAGCTGAAGATGATGGCCACCGTCGCCGAGCGCGGCGGCCAGGTCGTCGGCCCCTACCTCAAGGAGATGGCGCACCTGGCGCACACCGAGTACCTGCTCGCCGGGCGGGGCTCCCGCGACGTCCGGGAGGTGCTGCGGGAAACCATGTTCGCCCCCACCGTCACCGGAAGCCCGATGGAGAACGCCTGCCGGGTGATCGCCCGCCACGAGCGCACCGGCCGCCGCTACTACGCCGGGGTGCTCGCCCTGCTCGGCCGCGACGCCGACGGCCGGCAGACCCTCGACGCGCCGATCCTGATCCGTACCGCGGAGTTGTCCCCCACCGGCGAGCTGCGGGTCCCGGTCGGGGCGACCCTGGTCCGGCACTCGACCACCGCCGGTGAGGTGGCCGAAACCCACGCCAAGGCGGCCGGGGTGCTGGCCGCGCTCGGCCTCGGCCCGGACGCGCCCGAACCGGGCCCCACCCCCGCCGCCCGGCTCGCCGACGACCCGCGGGTACGCGCCGCGCTCGCCGCCCGCAACGCGCCGCTGGCCCGGTTCTGGCTGGACCAACGCGCCCCCGGCACCGCGGCGCTACCCGGGCTGGCCGGTCGCCGCGCCCTGATCGTCGACGGCGAGGACACCTTCACCGGAATGCTCGCCCACCAGCTCGGCGCCCTCGGCCTGGCCGTGCACCGCCGCGACTGGCGACACCCCGGCCCGGTCGACCGGCACGACCTGGTGGTGGTCGGCCCCGGCCCGGGCGACCCGAACAACCTGGCCGAGCCGAAGATGGCGGCGATGCGGGCGCTGCTGGTCGAGCTGCTGGCCGGCGGCCGGCCGACCCTCGCGGTCTGCCTCGGCCACCAACTGCTCGCCGGGCTGCTCGGGCTGCCGCTGCGCCGCCGGGACGCGCCCTACCAGGGGCTGCAACGGGACGTGCCGGTGTTCGGCGTGACCCGCCGGGTCGGCTTCTACTCCAGCTTCACCGCCCACGCCGAGGCGGACCGGGCGGCCACCCCGTACGGCCCGATCGAGCTGTCCCGGGATCCGGCCGACGGCGCGGTGCACGCGCTGCGCGGGTCCGGCTTCGCCGGCGTGCAGTTCCACCCCGAGTCGGTGCTCAGCCCCGACGGCCTGGCCGTGCTCGCGGACCTGCTCGGTCACCTGCTCGCCCACCCGGCGCTGACCAGGCAGGGACCGGCCGAGCAGGGGTAG
- the wrbA gene encoding NAD(P)H:quinone oxidoreductase → MAGQVKVAVIYYSATGITYQMAQAACEAAAEAGAEVRLRKVRELAPDEAIRSNSGWEAHRLETQNVPEAQPDDLVWADVVIFGSPTRYGMIAAQLKQFIDTTGPLWAQGALADKVYSAFTSTATSHGGQEATLLSLFTVVYHWGGIVVTPGYTDPSQFVAGNPYGASHTSNNGEIAPDHLALGATALTARRAVQIGAALRRGRAG, encoded by the coding sequence ATGGCTGGCCAGGTCAAGGTCGCGGTGATCTACTACAGTGCGACCGGCATCACGTACCAGATGGCGCAGGCGGCGTGTGAGGCGGCGGCGGAGGCCGGGGCCGAGGTGCGCCTGCGCAAGGTGCGTGAGCTGGCCCCGGACGAGGCGATCCGGTCCAACTCGGGTTGGGAGGCGCACCGCCTGGAGACCCAGAACGTGCCGGAGGCCCAGCCGGACGACCTGGTCTGGGCCGACGTGGTGATCTTCGGTTCCCCCACCCGGTACGGCATGATCGCCGCGCAGCTCAAGCAGTTCATCGACACCACCGGCCCGTTGTGGGCCCAGGGCGCGCTGGCCGACAAGGTCTACAGCGCCTTCACCTCGACGGCCACCTCGCACGGCGGTCAGGAGGCGACCTTGTTGTCGCTGTTCACGGTCGTCTACCACTGGGGCGGCATCGTGGTCACCCCCGGCTACACCGACCCCAGCCAGTTCGTCGCCGGCAACCCGTACGGTGCCTCGCACACCAGCAACAACGGGGAGATCGCCCCGGACCACCTGGCCCTGGGGGCCACCGCGCTGACCGCGAGGCGGGCGGTGCAGATCGGTGCCGCGCTGCGGCGGGGCCGGGCCGGCTGA
- a CDS encoding YsnF/AvaK domain-containing protein produces the protein MRLTEQQIRSLYGQDVQDRSGATIGSVGQVWADAAGEPTWVSVRTGVPGGLEAMAPLHTARLQAGRVQMPYDRSTVRTAPAVDSGTDQPLGVDQLTQLYRHYQLPAPQPEQPPRTTAPPELIRSEERLRVGTQSEPVGTARLRKRVVTENVHTSVPVEHDEVSVVREPITATDRADVPPGIGEDERELVLHAEHPVAVKERVPVERVRLTSHEVVEQRPVNAQVQREVIDTDVPEQPPRAG, from the coding sequence ATGCGACTGACCGAACAGCAGATCCGCTCGCTGTACGGGCAGGACGTCCAGGACCGTTCGGGCGCGACGATCGGCAGCGTGGGTCAGGTCTGGGCCGACGCCGCCGGCGAGCCCACCTGGGTCAGCGTGCGCACCGGAGTCCCCGGCGGTCTCGAGGCGATGGCCCCACTGCACACGGCACGGTTGCAGGCGGGCCGGGTGCAGATGCCGTACGACAGATCCACCGTCCGCACCGCCCCGGCCGTGGACAGCGGCACCGACCAGCCGCTGGGCGTGGACCAGCTCACCCAGCTCTACCGCCACTACCAGCTGCCCGCCCCGCAACCGGAACAGCCGCCGCGGACGACGGCCCCGCCGGAGCTGATCCGCTCCGAGGAACGGCTGCGCGTCGGCACCCAGAGCGAACCGGTCGGCACCGCGCGGCTACGCAAGCGGGTGGTGACCGAGAACGTGCACACCTCCGTACCGGTCGAGCACGACGAGGTGAGCGTCGTCCGGGAGCCGATCACCGCGACCGACCGGGCCGACGTCCCGCCCGGTATCGGCGAGGACGAGCGCGAACTGGTGCTGCACGCCGAACACCCGGTGGCGGTCAAGGAGCGGGTCCCGGTCGAACGGGTCCGGCTGACCAGCCACGAGGTCGTCGAGCAACGGCCGGTCAACGCGCAGGTCCAACGCGAGGTGATCGACACCGACGTGCCGGAGCAGCCGCCCCGCGCCGGCTGA
- a CDS encoding winged helix DNA-binding domain-containing protein: MPVRLTDAEALALRMTSLLLRPHPHARPDSVAGIVEWFGAMQAQDAASGLWSLGVRLPGRTQTDVQAALERREALRTWPMRGTIHLVPSRDARWMLAVTGVRVLSAAATRRTQLGLTEADTERAVDVLGDALTGGRRLTRAQCLATLNAAGIDTAGQRGYHLLSYAAHRGVICIAPHLGTEQTFTLLDEWVPDPHRPDRDEALGLLALRYVRSHGPVTRHDLARWTGLTVADATRGITVAGDALATVEVDGTTAVVDAALLDAPREPVDDVHTLPGFDEYLLGYKDRTPMLDPAHAAAVVPGGNGVFQATVVRGGRVVGTWKRTIGKTGVTVTVQPLAPFDTALRARVDSALADYARFLGRPLRR; this comes from the coding sequence GTGCCCGTACGGCTCACCGACGCCGAGGCGCTGGCACTGCGGATGACCAGCCTGCTGCTGCGCCCACACCCGCACGCCCGCCCCGACAGCGTGGCCGGCATCGTCGAATGGTTCGGCGCCATGCAGGCCCAGGACGCGGCCAGCGGCCTGTGGTCGCTCGGCGTACGCCTGCCCGGACGCACCCAGACCGACGTGCAGGCCGCGCTGGAACGCCGGGAGGCACTGCGGACCTGGCCGATGCGCGGCACCATCCACCTGGTGCCGTCCCGCGACGCCCGCTGGATGCTGGCGGTGACCGGCGTACGCGTCCTCTCCGCCGCCGCCACCCGCCGCACCCAACTCGGACTCACCGAAGCCGACACGGAACGGGCCGTCGACGTGCTCGGCGACGCGCTGACCGGCGGCCGCCGCCTCACCCGCGCCCAGTGCCTGGCCACCCTCAACGCCGCCGGCATCGACACCGCCGGGCAGCGCGGCTACCACCTGCTGTCGTACGCCGCACACCGAGGCGTCATCTGCATCGCCCCCCACCTCGGCACCGAGCAGACCTTCACTCTGCTCGACGAGTGGGTGCCCGATCCGCACCGCCCCGATCGCGACGAGGCGCTCGGCCTGCTCGCGCTACGGTACGTGCGCAGCCACGGCCCGGTCACCCGGCACGACCTCGCCCGCTGGACCGGCCTGACCGTCGCCGACGCCACGCGCGGCATCACGGTGGCCGGCGACGCCCTCGCCACGGTGGAGGTCGACGGCACCACGGCGGTGGTCGACGCCGCCCTGCTCGACGCACCCCGCGAGCCGGTCGACGACGTGCACACACTGCCTGGCTTCGACGAGTACCTGCTCGGTTACAAGGACCGCACGCCGATGCTCGACCCGGCGCACGCCGCGGCCGTGGTCCCCGGCGGGAACGGCGTCTTCCAGGCGACCGTGGTCCGTGGCGGCCGGGTGGTCGGCACCTGGAAGCGGACGATCGGCAAGACCGGCGTCACGGTGACCGTGCAGCCGCTGGCGCCGTTCGACACCGCGCTGCGGGCCCGCGTCGACTCGGCCCTCGCCGACTACGCCCGCTTCCTGGGCCGGCCGCTGCGTCGGTGA
- a CDS encoding Imm51 family immunity protein, protein MRPLRLVETTPGNYSLLLDAGTTTVDEVIEELGHEPNGYFWEGVAQLLVSTEAPDLAARFDYDPEGGMFCAYGTDRPALEELAARMAAVATDADRVRQLVATAAANGFEFDD, encoded by the coding sequence GTGCGTCCGCTGAGACTCGTCGAAACGACCCCTGGTAACTACTCCTTGCTGCTTGACGCGGGGACGACCACGGTGGACGAGGTGATCGAGGAGCTGGGGCACGAACCCAACGGATATTTCTGGGAAGGCGTGGCGCAGCTGCTGGTCAGCACCGAGGCGCCCGACCTGGCAGCCCGGTTCGACTACGACCCCGAGGGCGGGATGTTCTGCGCCTACGGCACGGACCGACCGGCGCTGGAAGAGCTGGCCGCGCGGATGGCGGCGGTCGCCACCGACGCCGACCGCGTACGCCAACTGGTGGCGACCGCCGCCGCCAACGGGTTCGAGTTCGACGACTGA
- a CDS encoding bifunctional helix-turn-helix transcriptional regulator/GNAT family N-acetyltransferase: MDSELVAAVRRFNRTVTQRVGALDDEYMTRGRPLAQARLLWEIGPGGAEVAALRARLGLDSGYLSRLLRTLEGDGLVTVGPADQAGGDGRVRVATLTEAGQAKWVELDKRSDEFAWSILEPLTERRRERLAAAMAEVERLLVSSMVVIEPCPPSDPRARACVRAYARDVTRRFDDGFDPALSNPVHDEELVPPAGVFLLATLNAEPVACGAVKLHRDAPAEIKRVWVAETVRGLGIGRRMLGELERYAAERGWTAVRLDTNRNLTEAVAMYRSAGYHEIEAYNTEHYAHHWFEKHLAMESD; the protein is encoded by the coding sequence GTGGATTCGGAGCTCGTCGCCGCGGTACGGCGGTTCAACCGGACGGTCACCCAGCGGGTGGGGGCGCTCGACGACGAATACATGACCCGCGGACGCCCGCTCGCGCAGGCACGTCTGCTGTGGGAGATCGGCCCCGGCGGCGCCGAGGTCGCGGCGCTGCGGGCCCGGCTCGGGCTGGACTCGGGGTACCTGAGCCGGCTGTTGCGCACCCTGGAAGGCGACGGGCTCGTCACCGTCGGCCCGGCCGATCAGGCCGGCGGCGACGGCCGGGTACGCGTCGCGACGCTCACCGAGGCCGGGCAGGCCAAGTGGGTCGAGCTCGACAAGCGCTCCGACGAGTTCGCCTGGTCGATCCTCGAACCGCTCACCGAGCGACGCCGCGAACGGCTCGCCGCGGCGATGGCCGAGGTCGAACGGCTGCTCGTCTCGTCGATGGTCGTCATCGAACCGTGCCCACCGAGCGACCCCCGGGCCCGGGCGTGCGTGCGGGCCTACGCTCGCGATGTCACGCGACGGTTCGACGACGGGTTCGACCCGGCGCTGAGCAACCCGGTCCACGACGAGGAACTCGTTCCGCCCGCCGGCGTGTTCCTGCTCGCCACCCTCAACGCCGAACCCGTTGCCTGCGGCGCGGTCAAGCTCCACCGCGACGCGCCCGCCGAGATCAAACGGGTCTGGGTGGCGGAGACCGTACGCGGACTCGGGATCGGGCGACGGATGCTGGGCGAGCTGGAACGGTACGCCGCCGAGCGGGGCTGGACCGCCGTCCGGCTGGACACCAATCGCAACCTCACCGAGGCGGTCGCGATGTACCGCTCGGCCGGCTATCACGAGATCGAGGCGTACAACACCGAGCACTATGCCCACCACTGGTTCGAGAAGCACCTCGCGATGGAGTCAGACTGA